Proteins co-encoded in one Thermomicrobiales bacterium genomic window:
- the trpD gene encoding anthranilate phosphoribosyltransferase — protein sequence MLKPYIQAVVEGEQLSRERAVQAMEIIMNGEASPSQIGAFLTALRIRGETDEELVGFATVMRAKSRRVRLRTDEPVLDVVGTGGDGANTFNISTTAAFVVAGAGARVAKHGNRAATSRCGSADVLEGLGVRIELAPEQVAECVDRIGIGFMYAPTFHPAMRFAGPVRREIGIRTVFNLLGPITNPAGATHQVVGVPSDGDVTRIARVLGLLGSRHALVVHAHEGMDELGVAGPTSVAEMVMRESAWLTLYEITPEQFGLTRHGREEVRGGSVSDNVRITQRVLTGEQGATRAITLLNAAAALYAADMAGSIQEGIDLAAYSIDSGAAREKLDQLVALTVRMTAGETVAA from the coding sequence ATGCTCAAGCCGTATATCCAGGCAGTTGTCGAGGGTGAGCAGCTCAGCCGTGAGCGGGCTGTCCAGGCGATGGAGATCATCATGAACGGCGAGGCGTCGCCCTCGCAGATCGGCGCATTCCTCACCGCGCTGCGGATCCGCGGGGAGACGGACGAGGAACTGGTTGGCTTCGCCACTGTGATGCGCGCGAAGTCCCGCCGTGTCCGGCTGCGCACCGATGAGCCGGTGCTCGATGTTGTCGGAACCGGCGGGGATGGGGCTAATACGTTCAACATATCGACAACGGCGGCGTTCGTTGTTGCTGGCGCTGGAGCACGGGTCGCGAAGCACGGCAACCGCGCCGCAACCAGCCGGTGCGGCTCGGCCGACGTTCTCGAAGGGCTCGGCGTGCGGATCGAGCTTGCGCCGGAGCAGGTGGCCGAGTGTGTCGATCGCATCGGCATCGGCTTCATGTACGCCCCGACCTTCCACCCCGCCATGCGGTTTGCCGGCCCCGTGCGGCGCGAGATCGGGATCCGCACCGTCTTCAACCTGCTCGGGCCGATCACAAATCCGGCCGGCGCAACGCATCAGGTCGTCGGCGTGCCGAGTGACGGGGATGTGACGCGCATCGCACGGGTGCTGGGGCTGCTCGGCTCGCGGCATGCGCTGGTCGTCCACGCTCACGAGGGGATGGATGAGCTGGGCGTGGCCGGGCCGACCAGCGTCGCCGAGATGGTCATGCGTGAGAGTGCCTGGTTGACCCTCTACGAGATTACCCCGGAGCAGTTTGGGTTGACTCGCCATGGGCGCGAGGAGGTGCGAGGCGGCAGTGTCTCAGACAATGTGCGGATCACCCAGCGTGTGCTGACCGGTGAGCAGGGAGCAACGCGGGCGATCACGCTGCTCAACGCTGCCGCCGCGCTCTACGCCGCCGATATGGCCGGCAGCATTCAGGAGGGTATTGACCTTGCCGCCTATTCGATCGATAGCGGCGCAGCGCGCGAGAAGCTTGACCAACTGGTTGCCCTGACGGTCCGGATGACTGCTGGCGAGACGGTGGCGGCCTGA
- the trpC gene encoding indole-3-glycerol phosphate synthase TrpC, giving the protein MSTRAIEGTYLREILANTANEVSARIARVPLAQIDAAARVMPPAVDMTARLRSDRVTVVAEFKRASPSKGAIAASADPENVANAYLDGGAAAISVLTDARFFRGSLDDLRKIATLAHATELPAAVLRKDFVIDRYQIAEAREAGADCVLLIVAALDDGELAELFGIARDYGVQALVEVHDEDELGRALGIGATLVGINSRDLRSFRVDLATIERIAARVPPEVTLVGESGIRTREDVIRLERAGVHAILVGETLMRSADPAAAIRDLVG; this is encoded by the coding sequence ATGAGCACGAGAGCGATCGAAGGAACCTACCTGCGCGAGATCCTGGCGAATACTGCGAACGAGGTCTCGGCGCGAATCGCGAGAGTACCGCTGGCTCAGATCGACGCGGCAGCACGCGTAATGCCGCCGGCGGTCGACATGACCGCGCGGCTCCGGAGTGACCGCGTCACGGTTGTCGCCGAGTTCAAGCGCGCGTCGCCGTCGAAAGGCGCGATTGCCGCTTCGGCCGATCCGGAGAACGTAGCCAACGCGTACCTTGACGGTGGCGCGGCGGCAATCTCGGTCCTTACCGACGCGCGGTTCTTCCGCGGCTCTCTCGACGACTTGCGCAAGATCGCAACGCTGGCTCACGCCACGGAGCTGCCAGCCGCAGTGCTCCGCAAGGACTTTGTCATCGACCGATATCAGATCGCCGAAGCGCGGGAGGCTGGGGCGGACTGTGTCCTGCTGATTGTCGCGGCGCTCGACGACGGTGAGCTCGCCGAGCTGTTCGGCATCGCACGAGACTACGGCGTGCAGGCGCTGGTCGAGGTTCACGACGAGGATGAGCTGGGGCGCGCGCTGGGTATCGGCGCGACACTGGTTGGGATCAACAGCCGCGATCTGCGGTCGTTTCGGGTGGATCTGGCGACGATAGAACGCATCGCAGCGCGCGTCCCACCGGAAGTCACGCTGGTCGGAGAGAGCGGCATCCGGACGCGGGAGGATGTGATCCGACTGGAGCGGGCCGGCGTCCATGCCATCCTCGTCGGTGAGACGTTGATGCGTTCCGCGGACCCTGCCGCGGCGATTCGGGATCTCGTCGGATGA
- a CDS encoding phosphoribosylanthranilate isomerase, which produces MTLVKICGISDPAHATAAVEAGADFVGVVFYPPSSRYVTTDRAREVAAALDGSRTRLVGLFVNETSETINRTVNAVGLDLVQLAGVENPQDAGGIDRPVIATIRADSSGRVDEERRFLAWTSGTAQPFAILLDAHVPGMYGGTGTVADWFVAAEFARRYPVVLAGGLTPATVGLAIHRVHPFGVDVSSGVETQGHKDIEKIRAFIAAVRQTDADPISSVTASIDVPAGRGR; this is translated from the coding sequence ATGACGCTGGTGAAGATCTGTGGCATCAGCGACCCGGCTCATGCGACGGCCGCCGTAGAGGCCGGCGCGGACTTCGTCGGGGTGGTCTTCTATCCGCCGAGCAGCCGCTATGTGACGACCGACCGGGCACGCGAAGTGGCCGCGGCGCTGGACGGGAGTCGGACACGGCTGGTCGGGTTGTTTGTGAATGAGACGTCCGAAACGATCAACCGCACAGTCAATGCTGTCGGTCTCGATCTCGTTCAGCTGGCCGGAGTTGAGAACCCGCAGGACGCTGGCGGTATCGACCGGCCGGTCATCGCGACCATCCGGGCCGATTCATCCGGCCGCGTCGATGAGGAGCGACGGTTCCTCGCCTGGACCTCGGGAACGGCGCAACCGTTCGCGATCCTGCTGGATGCCCACGTCCCCGGGATGTACGGCGGCACCGGGACCGTCGCCGATTGGTTCGTCGCCGCCGAGTTCGCCCGGAGATACCCGGTTGTGCTGGCCGGCGGGCTGACCCCAGCGACGGTTGGCCTGGCGATCCACCGTGTCCATCCGTTCGGGGTGGACGTCTCCAGCGGCGTCGAAACGCAGGGCCATAAGGACATAGAGAAGATTCGCGCGTTCATCGCCGCCGTCCGGCAGACGGACGCGGACCCGATATCGAGTGTGACGGCATCGATCGATGTACCCGCTGGGCGGGGGAGGTAA
- the trpB gene encoding tryptophan synthase subunit beta produces the protein MATTTRQHPPAASLPDRFGRFGEFGGTYAPETLMPAIHELAAAWDEVSADPEFQRELTHLHRTYIGRPTALTYAGNLTVRWGGAQVYLKREDLAHTGAHKINNAIGQALLAQRMGKKRIIAETGAGQHGVASATACALLGLDCIVYMGEVDIQRQSLNVFRMKLLGAEVRPVSSGSRTLKDALNEAIRDWVTNVETTYYLLGTAAGMHPYPRIVRDLQAVIGREAKAQILDVTGKLPAAIVACIGGGSNAIGIFHPFADDDEVALVGAEAGGYGVASGKHAASITAGKVGVLHGSKSYLLQDEHGQVAEAHSISAGLDYPGVGPELSYLHSIGRLETAAVTDDEALEGLQLLCRTEGIIPALESAHAVYLAETIARRYSPDESIIINLSGRGDKDMHTVAQALGVTL, from the coding sequence ATGGCGACCACGACGCGACAACATCCGCCGGCTGCGAGCTTGCCCGACCGATTTGGCCGCTTTGGTGAGTTTGGCGGAACCTACGCGCCGGAGACGTTGATGCCGGCGATTCATGAGCTGGCGGCGGCCTGGGACGAGGTGTCCGCCGACCCGGAATTCCAGCGCGAGCTTACCCACCTGCACCGCACCTATATCGGCCGGCCGACTGCGTTGACCTACGCCGGAAACCTGACCGTGCGTTGGGGCGGCGCGCAGGTGTACCTGAAGCGTGAGGATCTGGCCCACACCGGCGCGCACAAGATCAACAACGCCATCGGGCAGGCGCTACTCGCACAGCGCATGGGCAAGAAGCGAATCATCGCCGAGACGGGGGCTGGTCAGCATGGGGTCGCCTCGGCTACCGCCTGTGCACTGCTCGGCCTCGACTGCATCGTCTATATGGGCGAGGTCGATATCCAGCGCCAGTCGCTGAACGTATTCCGCATGAAGCTCCTCGGCGCCGAGGTGCGTCCGGTTTCCAGCGGATCCCGGACGCTGAAAGATGCGCTGAACGAGGCGATCCGCGACTGGGTGACGAATGTTGAGACGACCTACTACCTGCTCGGCACGGCCGCCGGCATGCACCCCTACCCACGGATCGTTCGCGATCTGCAGGCGGTCATCGGGCGTGAGGCCAAGGCGCAGATCCTCGATGTAACCGGCAAGCTGCCGGCCGCCATCGTCGCTTGCATCGGCGGCGGCTCGAATGCGATTGGCATCTTCCACCCGTTCGCCGACGATGACGAGGTCGCTCTGGTCGGAGCTGAGGCGGGTGGCTACGGAGTGGCCTCCGGCAAGCATGCCGCAAGCATCACCGCTGGCAAGGTCGGCGTCCTCCACGGGTCGAAGTCGTACCTGTTGCAGGACGAGCACGGTCAGGTTGCGGAGGCGCACTCGATTTCGGCCGGCCTCGACTATCCGGGCGTTGGGCCGGAATTGTCGTATCTGCACTCGATTGGACGCCTGGAGACGGCCGCCGTCACCGACGATGAGGCGCTTGAGGGGCTCCAGCTTCTCTGTCGGACTGAGGGAATTATCCCGGCGCTCGAGTCGGCGCATGCGGTCTATCTGGCCGAGACGATCGCCAGACGGTATAGCCCGGACGAGTCGATCATCATCAATCTGTCTGGTCGTGGCGACAAGGACATGCACACGGTTGCACAGGCACTGGGGGTGACGCTGTGA
- the trpA gene encoding tryptophan synthase subunit alpha encodes MIQQTASTGTSRVTEAFERARAQGRAAIIPYVTCGWPEIGDTVGIVEGLVAGGADIIELGVPFSDPIADGPTIQRTSQRALDNGMTPQLALDTVRRLRERGVAAPLLFMGYYNPVFAYGLDAFARACAEAGVDGLLIPDLPPEESDELLAACLDNGIHLIYFLAPTSTEERVEAVLQRANGFLYLISRTGVTGARDQLPAGLDDYVVRVRRHTQLPLAIGFGISNRDQVVVTEKLADGVVCGTALLSDLEQARPDELAPRATAFIRMLRGD; translated from the coding sequence GTGATTCAGCAAACCGCATCGACCGGCACATCCCGCGTCACGGAGGCGTTTGAACGAGCGAGAGCGCAGGGCAGGGCGGCGATCATCCCGTACGTCACCTGCGGCTGGCCGGAGATCGGCGATACGGTCGGGATCGTCGAGGGACTGGTCGCTGGCGGGGCGGACATCATCGAGCTGGGCGTGCCGTTCTCCGACCCGATTGCCGACGGCCCGACGATCCAGCGCACCAGCCAGCGCGCGCTCGATAATGGCATGACTCCGCAACTGGCACTCGACACCGTCCGTCGGTTGCGCGAGCGCGGTGTTGCGGCGCCATTGCTGTTCATGGGATACTACAACCCTGTATTCGCATATGGTCTGGATGCGTTTGCCAGAGCATGTGCCGAGGCCGGGGTCGATGGATTGTTGATCCCCGACCTGCCCCCCGAGGAGAGCGATGAGCTGCTCGCTGCGTGTCTTGATAACGGCATTCACCTCATTTACTTCCTCGCGCCCACAAGCACCGAGGAGCGTGTCGAGGCTGTCCTGCAGCGCGCCAACGGCTTTCTCTACCTCATCTCGCGCACCGGCGTCACCGGTGCGCGCGACCAGCTCCCGGCCGGCCTGGACGACTACGTCGTGCGGGTGCGGCGGCACACCCAGCTACCGCTAGCCATCGGATTTGGCATCTCCAATCGCGACCAGGTGGTCGTGACGGAGAAGCTGGCCGATGGCGTTGTCTGCGGGACCGCGCTCCTCTCCGATCTGGAGCAAGCCCGCCCGGACGAGCTCGCGCCGCGCGCGACGGCGTTTATCCGCATGTTGCGCGGCGATTGA
- the aroH gene encoding chorismate mutase, giving the protein MIERTHMACRAIRGATTVESNTAEDILEATDELLRTIVGLNELTSDDVVSIIFTTTADLNATFPAVAARAMGLDLVPLMCSHEMAVPGALDMVVRVMMHINTEKPAAQINHAYLRRARELRPEWGREPVHA; this is encoded by the coding sequence GTGATTGAAAGGACGCACATGGCCTGCCGGGCAATTCGCGGCGCAACGACGGTCGAGTCGAATACCGCCGAAGACATCCTCGAGGCAACCGACGAACTGCTGCGAACGATCGTCGGGCTGAATGAGCTGACATCGGATGACGTCGTCAGCATCATCTTCACGACGACTGCCGACCTGAATGCCACGTTCCCGGCCGTTGCGGCCCGGGCGATGGGGCTCGACCTCGTGCCGTTGATGTGCTCTCACGAGATGGCTGTGCCGGGCGCGCTCGACATGGTCGTGCGCGTGATGATGCATATCAACACCGAGAAGCCGGCCGCGCAGATCAACCATGCATATCTGCGTCGGGCTCGAGAGCTGCGTCCCGAATGGGGCCGCGAGCCGGTCCACGCCTAG
- the aroF gene encoding 3-deoxy-7-phosphoheptulonate synthase: protein MIIIMKKGYEEQELDRVIRRVEEVGLRTHLSIGDNTAIVGVVGVPIPPELQSDLEVVGGVEEVLRVTKRYKLPSREFHPDDTRFTVRGVEIGGDEIVVIAGPCSIETEEQTLTTARAIKAAGAKILRGGAFKPRTSPYEFRGLGEEGLKIMAEARDETGMPIITEVLAPGDVDLVAQYTDIFQIGARNCQNYLLLEEVGKTGIPVMLKRGMSVSVEEWLMAAEYIMAQGNPNVILCERGIRTFETITRNTFDLNAVPAVKRLSHLPVFADPSHATGKWYLVPAMTLASIAAGADGLMIEVHPNPDHARSDGAQSLTFENFAKLMPQADAVARAVGRHVATTADEPLTVAG from the coding sequence GTGATCATCATCATGAAAAAGGGCTACGAGGAGCAGGAGCTGGATCGCGTCATCAGGCGCGTCGAGGAGGTCGGCCTTCGCACCCATCTTTCCATCGGCGATAACACCGCGATCGTTGGCGTCGTTGGTGTGCCGATTCCACCTGAGCTGCAGTCCGATCTGGAAGTCGTCGGCGGGGTTGAGGAGGTCTTGCGGGTCACCAAGCGCTACAAGCTGCCGAGCCGCGAGTTCCACCCGGACGATACCCGTTTCACCGTCCGCGGCGTCGAGATCGGCGGCGACGAGATTGTCGTCATTGCCGGCCCCTGCTCGATCGAGACGGAGGAGCAGACGCTCACGACGGCCCGAGCGATCAAGGCGGCTGGCGCGAAGATCCTGCGCGGCGGCGCGTTCAAGCCGCGCACCTCGCCCTACGAGTTCCGTGGGCTCGGCGAGGAGGGCCTCAAGATCATGGCCGAGGCCCGCGATGAAACCGGCATGCCGATCATCACCGAGGTGCTCGCCCCTGGCGACGTGGACCTCGTCGCCCAGTACACCGATATCTTCCAGATCGGCGCTCGCAACTGCCAGAACTACCTGCTGCTCGAGGAAGTTGGCAAGACCGGCATCCCAGTGATGCTCAAGCGCGGGATGAGCGTATCGGTCGAAGAATGGCTGATGGCGGCCGAATACATCATGGCCCAGGGCAATCCGAACGTGATCCTCTGTGAGCGCGGCATCCGGACGTTCGAGACGATCACTCGGAACACGTTCGATCTGAACGCCGTCCCGGCGGTCAAGCGCCTGTCGCACCTGCCGGTCTTCGCCGATCCGAGCCATGCAACGGGCAAGTGGTATCTCGTGCCCGCGATGACGCTGGCCTCGATCGCGGCCGGCGCTGATGGGCTCATGATCGAGGTGCACCCGAACCCCGATCACGCCCGCTCGGACGGCGCGCAGTCGCTGACGTTCGAGAATTTCGCCAAGCTGATGCCGCAGGCGGACGCGGTTGCCCGCGCCGTTGGCCGCCACGTCGCGACGACGGCTGATGAGCCGTTGACCGTTGCAGGCTGA
- a CDS encoding class I SAM-dependent RNA methyltransferase, with protein sequence MADAHEIEQQERVRQGDVLTVELTDIAFHGASIGRHDGQVVFADYGIPGETAEILIEKVKRSMLLARVAEPVEPSADRVDPPCPYFGICGGCQWQHISYPRQLELKAHVVAEQLRRIGNFDDAPVSPMIGCDRPYGYRNNARFTTSPDGELGYISRPGSGRQFMRIDRCLIMDDTINAALAEMQGRARVKHQVVVRHGEHTGDLLIQQDLSELVPSLPSGREHYEEELLGTRFRVSASSFFQTNTIQAEALARLAIERMALTGNEVVVDAYAGVGTFAALVAPHCRQVIAIEESRSALDDARINLAPFGNVEYHPGKVEKILPDLEIEPDVILLDPSRTGMAKRAIDGVLKHRSRRVVYVSCDPATLARDLRILVDGGYRLLDVTPVDMFPQTYHIECVATLELV encoded by the coding sequence ATGGCTGACGCACACGAGATAGAGCAGCAGGAGCGGGTTCGCCAGGGCGACGTTCTGACGGTGGAGTTGACCGACATCGCATTCCATGGCGCGTCGATCGGTCGGCACGACGGGCAGGTCGTCTTCGCTGACTATGGCATCCCCGGCGAGACGGCCGAGATATTGATCGAAAAGGTCAAGCGCTCGATGCTGCTGGCGCGGGTCGCCGAGCCGGTCGAGCCGTCGGCCGACCGCGTCGATCCGCCTTGCCCATACTTCGGGATCTGCGGCGGCTGTCAGTGGCAGCATATCTCCTACCCGCGTCAACTTGAGCTGAAGGCCCATGTCGTCGCCGAGCAGCTCCGGCGGATTGGCAACTTCGACGACGCGCCGGTGTCACCGATGATCGGCTGTGACCGGCCGTACGGCTATCGCAACAACGCCCGCTTCACGACGAGCCCGGATGGTGAGCTGGGATATATATCGCGACCTGGCAGCGGCCGGCAGTTCATGCGGATCGATCGCTGCCTGATCATGGATGACACGATCAATGCGGCGCTGGCTGAGATGCAGGGCAGGGCACGCGTGAAGCACCAGGTCGTCGTCCGTCACGGCGAGCATACCGGCGACCTGTTGATTCAGCAGGATCTCTCCGAGCTGGTTCCATCACTCCCCTCCGGCCGCGAGCACTACGAGGAGGAACTCCTCGGGACGCGCTTCCGTGTCTCAGCGTCGTCGTTCTTCCAGACCAACACGATCCAGGCCGAGGCGCTGGCCAGACTGGCGATCGAGCGCATGGCGCTTACCGGCAACGAGGTTGTCGTTGACGCGTATGCCGGCGTCGGGACATTTGCCGCGCTCGTCGCGCCGCATTGCCGGCAGGTCATCGCGATCGAAGAATCGCGTTCGGCGCTTGATGATGCCCGAATCAACCTCGCTCCGTTCGGAAATGTCGAATACCATCCGGGCAAGGTCGAGAAGATCCTGCCGGATCTGGAGATTGAGCCGGATGTCATCCTGCTTGACCCCTCGCGAACTGGAATGGCGAAGCGAGCAATCGACGGAGTGCTGAAGCATCGCTCCCGACGGGTCGTCTACGTCTCTTGCGATCCGGCTACGCTGGCCCGTGACCTCCGGATCCTGGTCGATGGCGGCTACAGGCTGCTGGATGTGACGCCGGTCGACATGTTCCCGCAGACCTACCATATAGAGTGTGTTGCGACGCTGGAGTTGGTGTGA
- a CDS encoding Maf family protein has translation MRRAEAAPTLILASGSPRRRELLGRLGVRFEVVAPNLDEWAPARHPRAERLARRLAREKALAVAAVHPSSVVLAADTIVVQQGSLLAKPVDAEEARAMLERLRGRDHRVITGVVAARGSRVRVAHAVTHVRMRDYTSAEIDRYIARGEPFDKAGGYAIQDAEFSPVDRFTGCYCNVVGLPLALVIQLLDAIGFDVPATAPSQLTPECPLCPLFRPLTP, from the coding sequence GTGAGGCGAGCAGAGGCCGCCCCGACCCTGATCCTCGCATCGGGATCACCGCGCCGCCGCGAGCTGCTCGGGCGTCTTGGCGTCAGGTTCGAGGTCGTAGCGCCCAATCTTGACGAGTGGGCGCCCGCGCGACATCCGCGCGCCGAACGACTCGCGCGGCGACTCGCGCGGGAAAAGGCGCTGGCCGTCGCGGCTGTGCATCCATCATCGGTGGTATTGGCTGCCGACACGATCGTCGTCCAGCAAGGTTCGCTGCTGGCGAAGCCAGTGGATGCCGAAGAGGCTCGCGCGATGCTGGAGCGGCTTCGTGGGCGCGACCATCGGGTCATCACCGGGGTTGTTGCCGCGCGGGGCAGTCGCGTTCGGGTCGCTCACGCCGTAACGCACGTGCGGATGCGTGACTATACGAGCGCCGAGATCGACCGGTACATCGCCCGCGGCGAACCATTCGATAAGGCCGGCGGCTACGCAATTCAGGACGCCGAGTTTTCCCCGGTCGACCGATTCACTGGCTGCTACTGCAATGTCGTCGGTCTACCGTTGGCGCTGGTCATCCAGCTGCTGGACGCGATCGGGTTCGATGTGCCCGCCACCGCCCCATCACAACTGACACCGGAGTGTCCCCTCTGCCCACTGTTCAGACCTCTCACGCCGTGA
- a CDS encoding TIGR03621 family F420-dependent LLM class oxidoreductase — MAHRFPFRFGVINERPLPRDEWLALVRRVEELGYATFLIRDHLATDFFGPQYGPIAALATAAAITSRLRVGTMVIANDFRHPAILAKEFATLSVLSGGRVELGIGAGWMRAEYDQTGITFDSAGQRIARLEESLAIIDAIWRGERLSFAGAHYRIEDLAGYPLVGAGCRPTLVVGGGRPRALRLAGRVADVVGVLTSAYGTGRMISPVSERTQETVKLKISWIQEGAGDRFEQVELSMIPTIVVTDDREAAASAAVLQYGWEGHAVADVLEMPSMLLGTIEEIIDGLVRRREEFGFSYIVVSDTQMEEFAPVVAALRGR; from the coding sequence ATGGCTCATCGGTTCCCGTTTCGCTTCGGCGTCATCAACGAACGGCCACTTCCGCGCGACGAGTGGTTGGCACTTGTCCGTCGTGTCGAGGAGCTTGGCTACGCAACGTTCTTGATCCGTGATCACCTGGCTACGGATTTCTTCGGTCCGCAATACGGACCGATCGCAGCATTGGCGACGGCAGCTGCGATCACATCGCGGTTACGGGTCGGCACGATGGTGATCGCCAACGATTTTCGGCACCCCGCGATTCTGGCCAAGGAGTTTGCGACACTGAGTGTACTGTCTGGCGGTCGGGTCGAGCTCGGCATCGGCGCGGGATGGATGCGCGCCGAGTACGACCAGACAGGGATCACATTCGACTCGGCCGGCCAACGCATTGCGCGGTTGGAGGAGTCGCTCGCCATCATCGACGCCATCTGGCGCGGAGAGCGGCTTTCCTTTGCGGGCGCACACTACCGGATCGAGGATCTGGCTGGATATCCACTGGTCGGAGCTGGCTGCCGTCCGACGCTGGTGGTCGGCGGCGGCCGGCCGCGCGCGCTGCGGCTCGCCGGACGTGTGGCCGATGTGGTTGGCGTCCTGACCTCGGCCTACGGTACCGGCAGGATGATCAGCCCGGTGAGCGAACGAACGCAAGAGACCGTCAAGTTGAAGATCAGCTGGATTCAAGAGGGCGCTGGCGATCGGTTCGAGCAGGTCGAGTTGAGCATGATCCCCACGATCGTCGTGACTGACGACCGCGAAGCGGCTGCATCAGCGGCCGTGTTGCAGTATGGATGGGAGGGGCACGCCGTGGCCGATGTGTTGGAGATGCCCTCGATGCTGCTCGGCACGATCGAGGAGATCATTGATGGGCTTGTGAGGCGTCGCGAGGAATTCGGCTTCTCGTATATCGTTGTCTCGGACACACAGATGGAGGAGTTCGCGCCGGTCGTCGCCGCTCTGAGGGGCCGCTGA
- a CDS encoding helix-turn-helix domain-containing protein, translating to MTTRDQTRLQILNQLLVGQLTADAAAEVLDLSVRQVRRLLAAYREDGVAALVHGNRGRVPATLAPG from the coding sequence TTGACCACCCGAGACCAGACCCGACTCCAGATCCTCAACCAGCTGCTCGTCGGGCAGCTCACCGCCGACGCGGCGGCCGAGGTGCTCGACCTGTCGGTGCGACAGGTTCGACGTTTACTGGCCGCCTACCGTGAGGACGGTGTGGCAGCCCTCGTCCATGGCAATCGTGGGCGCGTGCCAGCTACGCTCGCTCCCGGATGA
- a CDS encoding ABC transporter permease, producing MGQYAIRRVLLLVPTLLTVYTITFLLIHATPGGPWDTGDKPISQEAIASLNKAYGLDKPMWRQYVDYLGKASKLDFGPSYAQRNRDVVDILRDFVPVSLKLGVAAMIVAAVIGITAGTIGAVRRNTAVDYLATFGAIVGVSAPSYVVASLLILLFASKLHWLPTGGWDGIFSKQAIIPTLALSFAPAAALARYTRSSLIEVLQQDYVRTARAKGLAETGVIVRHGLRNALIPVVTILGLQFAAVATGSFFVETVCGVPGIGRYFVRSIAVRDYPVILATTLLFAVAVSVMNLIVDLMYGLLDPRISY from the coding sequence GTGGGACAATACGCGATTCGCCGAGTCCTCTTGCTCGTTCCAACGTTGCTGACCGTCTACACGATCACATTTCTACTGATTCACGCGACACCCGGCGGGCCGTGGGACACCGGCGACAAGCCGATTTCGCAAGAAGCGATCGCGTCGCTGAATAAGGCATACGGCCTGGACAAGCCCATGTGGCGACAGTACGTCGACTATCTGGGCAAGGCATCGAAGCTCGACTTCGGGCCATCCTACGCGCAGCGCAACCGCGATGTCGTCGACATCCTGCGTGACTTTGTTCCCGTGTCGCTCAAGCTGGGGGTAGCGGCGATGATCGTCGCGGCGGTGATCGGCATTACCGCCGGCACTATCGGCGCGGTTCGCCGCAACACGGCGGTCGACTATCTCGCGACGTTTGGCGCGATCGTCGGAGTATCGGCGCCATCCTACGTTGTCGCGTCACTCCTGATCCTGCTCTTCGCGTCGAAGCTGCACTGGTTGCCAACTGGTGGCTGGGACGGCATCTTCAGCAAACAGGCGATCATTCCAACCCTGGCACTCTCATTCGCGCCGGCCGCCGCGCTGGCGCGCTATACACGCTCCTCGTTAATCGAGGTGCTGCAGCAGGACTATGTCCGGACCGCGCGCGCGAAAGGGCTGGCCGAGACGGGTGTCATCGTCCGCCATGGCTTGCGCAACGCGCTGATTCCGGTCGTCACGATTCTCGGTCTGCAATTCGCAGCCGTGGCGACGGGCTCATTCTTCGTCGAGACAGTTTGCGGCGTGCCGGGCATTGGCCGCTACTTCGTCCGTAGCATCGCCGTGCGCGACTATCCGGTCATTCTCGCGACGACGCTGCTATTTGCCGTCGCGGTGAGCGTGATGAACCTGATCGTGGATCTGATGTATGGATTGCTCGATCCACGTATCAGCTATTGA